One window of Pseudacidobacterium ailaaui genomic DNA carries:
- the ftsH gene encoding ATP-dependent zinc metalloprotease FtsH, translated as MNSTVKTILFWVFVFACLVLLWQVFEKGTGSGKEQEITFSQFLQDAQQGQIGDVTVMGSEVRGHFKNDKSQFHVTVPANYPHLYDILADNKVSVTVKDQNGSSWLPILVNFAPIIIIGLLWFFMLRQMQTGGNKALSFGKSRARLLSMQQKKVTFKDVAGVDEAKEELKEIIEFLREAQKFQKLGGRIPKGVLLVGPPGTGKTLLARAVAGEANVPFFSISGSDFVEMFVGVGASRVRDLFEQGKKNAPCIIFIDEIDAVGRHRGAGLGGGHDEREQTLNQLLVEMDGFESNDGVILIAATNRPDVLDPALLRPGRFDRRVVVGRPDVRGREEVLRVHSKKVPLSDDVDLRVLARGTPGFSGADLANMVNEAALNAARANRKVVTMKDFEHAKDKVLMGAERKSMLLTDEEKRVTAYHEAGHALVAAMRDHADPLHKVTIIPRGMALGVTMQLPEDDKHTVTKDYLETQLAILMGGRIAEEIFLKQMTTGAGNDIERATDLARKMVCEYGMSNLGPLTFGKKEEQIFLGREIAQHRDFSEETARLIDAEVRGLVDRAYRSAYEILDSHQDIMHRMAQALLERETLDANEIRMIIEGKELPPLDHGSGNGTAAVADVQKVLKPEPNRGGGLPEGSPSPA; from the coding sequence GTGAATTCAACGGTCAAGACCATTCTCTTCTGGGTTTTTGTCTTCGCGTGCCTGGTGTTGTTATGGCAGGTCTTTGAAAAAGGCACTGGCAGCGGCAAAGAACAGGAGATTACCTTTTCGCAGTTTCTGCAGGATGCCCAACAGGGCCAGATCGGCGATGTGACGGTGATGGGTAGTGAGGTGCGCGGGCACTTCAAAAATGACAAGAGCCAGTTTCATGTAACCGTTCCGGCCAACTATCCGCACCTCTATGACATTCTTGCGGACAATAAAGTCTCTGTGACCGTTAAAGACCAGAATGGCAGTTCTTGGCTACCGATTCTGGTGAATTTCGCCCCGATTATCATCATCGGCCTTCTGTGGTTTTTCATGCTGCGCCAGATGCAAACGGGAGGAAACAAGGCGCTGTCTTTTGGAAAGAGCCGGGCACGTCTGCTCTCGATGCAGCAGAAAAAGGTGACCTTCAAGGATGTTGCCGGCGTGGACGAGGCCAAGGAAGAGCTGAAGGAGATCATCGAGTTCCTGCGCGAGGCCCAGAAGTTCCAGAAGCTGGGTGGGCGCATCCCCAAGGGGGTATTACTGGTAGGGCCTCCGGGAACGGGCAAGACCTTACTGGCGCGGGCGGTTGCCGGGGAAGCCAATGTTCCCTTCTTCTCGATTTCGGGTTCTGATTTTGTGGAGATGTTTGTGGGCGTCGGCGCAAGCCGCGTACGCGACCTGTTTGAACAGGGCAAAAAGAATGCTCCCTGCATCATTTTTATTGATGAGATTGACGCCGTGGGCCGGCACCGCGGTGCAGGCTTGGGCGGAGGACATGATGAGCGCGAGCAGACCCTGAACCAGCTTCTGGTGGAGATGGACGGCTTTGAATCCAATGATGGTGTCATCCTGATTGCTGCAACAAACCGCCCGGATGTGCTCGATCCAGCGCTGCTGAGACCGGGCAGGTTTGATCGTCGCGTCGTGGTAGGCCGCCCAGACGTGCGCGGACGGGAAGAAGTCCTGCGCGTGCACTCGAAAAAAGTTCCTTTGTCCGATGACGTGGACCTGCGCGTTCTGGCGCGGGGTACGCCGGGCTTCAGCGGCGCAGACCTTGCCAATATGGTGAATGAGGCGGCATTGAATGCGGCCCGGGCCAACCGCAAGGTGGTCACCATGAAGGACTTTGAACATGCCAAAGACAAGGTGCTGATGGGTGCAGAACGCAAGTCGATGCTGCTTACTGACGAAGAGAAGCGGGTCACCGCTTATCATGAGGCCGGGCACGCACTCGTGGCCGCCATGCGCGACCATGCAGACCCTCTGCACAAGGTCACCATTATCCCGCGTGGCATGGCCCTGGGTGTGACCATGCAGCTTCCGGAAGACGACAAGCACACGGTCACCAAGGACTATCTGGAAACCCAGCTCGCAATCCTGATGGGGGGCCGCATTGCGGAGGAAATTTTCCTCAAGCAGATGACGACCGGCGCAGGCAATGATATTGAGCGGGCCACGGACCTGGCACGCAAAATGGTCTGCGAATACGGCATGAGCAATCTTGGTCCTCTGACTTTTGGCAAGAAGGAGGAGCAGATCTTCCTGGGCCGGGAGATCGCGCAACACCGCGATTTCTCAGAAGAAACTGCACGGCTGATTGACGCAGAAGTCCGCGGCCTGGTAGACCGTGCTTACCGTTCCGCTTACGAGATTCTGGACAGCCATCAGGACATCATGCACCGCATGGCCCAGGCCCTGCTGGAGCGTGAGACCCTGGATGCGAATGAGATCCGCATGATCATTGAAGGCAAAGAGCTACCACCGCTCGATCATGGCAGCGGAAACGGAACGGCTGCCGTGGCGGATGTGCAGAAAGTCCTTAAACCTGAGCCCAACCGTGGCGGCGGACTGCCGGAAGGAAGTCCGTCTCCGGCATAA
- the tilS gene encoding tRNA lysidine(34) synthetase TilS has translation MRTEFFSPGTRLGVAVSGGADSVALLHSLGAVRPHLGLVLVVLHVHHGIRGAEADEDALFVEDLAHKAGLRFQCRRVNTPEYAREAGETMEEAARSLRYAWFDELLGQGELDAIATAHTMEDQAETVLLKLLRGAWTEGLAGIFPQLKRPRGLIVRPFLQTRRAEIRQWLRASGHVWREDGTNQDMAYARNKVRHHLLPVLEQYNPQIVPHLAQMAEMAREEELFWQAEMARLLPSLVLPGRPVRGGGRAQSTHPEERSVGMEMERLRALSPAVRRRVLRAAAQGLGLDPDFDQTELLLRMCDGRAGQRETLTAELTAERSARELRLIRSRARKGSPPEYEVAVPGEVEAPAFGLRLRVRISEGKGVENARPATLRAHKAGDRVLLRHTSGPKRMKEVLERMRVLPGERTDWPVLEWQGEIVWMKGAEVVSRAAEEAGLKVEVELR, from the coding sequence TTGAGGACAGAATTTTTCTCCCCCGGTACCCGATTAGGGGTGGCCGTTTCCGGGGGAGCGGACTCCGTGGCGCTGCTGCACAGTCTTGGCGCGGTGCGACCGCATCTGGGGCTGGTGCTGGTGGTGCTGCATGTTCATCATGGCATTCGCGGAGCTGAGGCCGATGAGGACGCATTGTTTGTAGAAGACCTGGCGCACAAGGCCGGGCTGCGCTTTCAGTGCAGGAGGGTGAATACTCCTGAATATGCGCGCGAAGCCGGGGAAACCATGGAAGAGGCGGCGCGAAGCTTGCGCTATGCCTGGTTTGATGAGCTATTGGGCCAAGGGGAACTGGACGCCATAGCTACGGCGCACACGATGGAAGACCAGGCCGAGACCGTCCTGCTAAAGCTGCTTCGTGGGGCCTGGACGGAGGGCCTTGCCGGGATTTTTCCTCAGCTGAAGCGCCCACGCGGGCTGATCGTGCGGCCGTTTCTGCAGACGCGACGGGCCGAGATTCGGCAGTGGCTGCGTGCTTCCGGGCACGTTTGGCGCGAGGACGGGACGAACCAGGACATGGCCTATGCCCGGAACAAGGTCCGACATCACCTTCTGCCTGTCCTTGAACAGTACAATCCGCAGATTGTTCCTCATCTGGCGCAAATGGCCGAGATGGCCCGCGAGGAGGAGCTGTTCTGGCAGGCAGAGATGGCCCGCCTGCTGCCCTCCCTGGTACTTCCCGGAAGACCCGTGCGCGGAGGCGGCAGGGCGCAATCAACGCATCCGGAAGAGCGCAGCGTGGGAATGGAAATGGAACGGCTGCGCGCGCTTTCTCCGGCAGTGCGGCGAAGGGTGCTTCGGGCGGCGGCGCAGGGACTGGGGCTAGACCCTGATTTTGACCAGACAGAGTTATTGCTGAGGATGTGTGACGGCAGGGCCGGACAGCGGGAGACACTGACCGCGGAGTTGACCGCAGAGCGTTCGGCCAGAGAGCTTCGTCTGATACGTTCCCGGGCCCGAAAGGGCAGCCCGCCGGAATATGAGGTTGCTGTCCCGGGTGAGGTCGAGGCCCCGGCTTTTGGTTTGAGGCTGAGGGTGCGGATCAGCGAGGGAAAAGGGGTTGAAAATGCCCGCCCGGCCACGCTCCGAGCGCATAAGGCCGGCGACCGGGTACTTTTGCGCCACACGAGCGGTCCGAAGCGAATGAAAGAGGTGTTAGAGCGGATGCGGGTCCTTCCGGGCGAGCGCACGGACTGGCCTGTGCTGGAATGGCAGGGGGAAATTGTCTGGATGAAGGGAGCGGAGGTCGTCAGCAGGGCTGCGGAAGAGGCTGGCCTGAAGGTAGAGGTGGAACTTCGATGA
- a CDS encoding GNAT family N-acetyltransferase, with the protein MFHVRPATVADAAIITHHRHRMFVDAGRKDNQVLHVMSQNFEPWVRRMMTEGKYLGWLTEAEGNVIAGAGLLLLDWPPHPLDPHSTQRGYLLNVYVEPEFRRRRLASQLIEYALAEARRRKIRVVALHSTDEGRPLYESTGFRPTNEMFYVEPVEP; encoded by the coding sequence ATGTTCCACGTCCGTCCCGCTACAGTTGCTGATGCCGCTATCATTACGCATCACCGCCATCGCATGTTTGTCGATGCTGGCCGTAAAGACAACCAGGTCCTTCATGTCATGTCACAGAATTTCGAGCCCTGGGTCCGCCGCATGATGACAGAAGGGAAGTACCTTGGTTGGCTCACGGAAGCAGAAGGTAACGTCATTGCCGGGGCCGGGCTGCTTCTTCTCGACTGGCCCCCGCACCCGCTGGACCCGCATTCCACACAACGTGGTTACCTGCTGAATGTCTACGTCGAACCGGAATTTCGCCGTCGCCGGCTTGCCAGTCAGCTGATTGAGTATGCCCTGGCTGAGGCCCGCAGGCGCAAGATTCGCGTAGTCGCACTCCACTCGACGGACGAAGGTCGGCCCCTTTATGAAAGCACTGGCTTCCGTCCCACGAATGAAATGTTCTATGTGGAGCCGGTAGAACCCTGA
- a CDS encoding response regulator transcription factor yields the protein MTTSMKQIPADGSPMESNKAAVKVILADSQVIYRVGMRKIFAAEPDIEVVAQFDNVSDLLLALRDHPADVLILESALAVNQTIPEVLGLCPGLKIVVQAAAMDEARTVELYRSGARGIIPRAISPDLLVKCVRKVNEGETWIDNKAVTWVIEAYRSQAVGQSGVKGQPRLSPKELTIIQHITQGKRNKEIASELGTSEQVIKNYLRKIYDKLGVSDRLELALYSLNHKLHMKKAPVEITAGANQR from the coding sequence ATGACAACATCCATGAAACAGATTCCTGCCGATGGAAGTCCAATGGAAAGCAACAAGGCGGCCGTCAAGGTTATTCTGGCAGATTCACAGGTCATCTATCGCGTGGGGATGCGGAAGATTTTTGCCGCAGAACCTGATATTGAGGTTGTGGCCCAGTTCGACAATGTTTCGGACTTATTGCTGGCGCTGCGGGACCATCCGGCCGATGTGCTGATCCTGGAATCAGCACTGGCTGTGAACCAGACCATCCCTGAGGTGCTGGGCCTTTGCCCCGGACTGAAGATCGTAGTTCAGGCTGCTGCGATGGATGAGGCCCGGACGGTGGAGCTCTATCGCAGCGGCGCGCGCGGCATTATTCCCCGCGCCATCTCTCCAGACCTGCTGGTGAAATGCGTCCGCAAGGTCAACGAAGGCGAAACCTGGATTGATAATAAGGCCGTCACCTGGGTCATCGAGGCCTATCGCTCGCAGGCCGTAGGACAAAGCGGAGTAAAAGGGCAGCCACGCCTGTCTCCAAAAGAGCTGACCATCATTCAGCACATTACTCAGGGCAAGCGCAATAAAGAAATTGCCAGCGAACTGGGCACGAGCGAGCAGGTGATTAAAAACTACTTAAGAAAGATCTATGACAAATTAGGTGTTTCTGACCGTCTGGAGCTTGCGCTTTATTCTTTAAACCACAAACTCCACATGAAGAAAGCGCCTGTCGAGATAACAGCCGGGGCGAATCAGCGATAA
- a CDS encoding PilZ domain-containing protein, whose product MPLRPYFRESKRTEWKKSEPRFSRRYSLRLPVRIVSGRQEFQAITENISAHGVLFRLEQYLPVDTEIEFLVEIPAKILGNEGTAAAHCAGKVVRSYEEGHYYFAAATIEEYSLQ is encoded by the coding sequence GTGCCGTTGAGACCATACTTTCGTGAGAGCAAGCGTACAGAGTGGAAGAAGAGTGAACCGCGCTTTTCCCGGCGGTATTCTTTACGTCTTCCTGTTCGGATTGTCTCCGGTCGGCAGGAATTTCAGGCAATTACGGAGAACATATCTGCGCACGGAGTCTTGTTCCGTCTGGAGCAATACCTTCCTGTGGATACAGAGATCGAGTTCTTAGTGGAGATTCCCGCCAAGATACTCGGCAATGAAGGTACGGCAGCGGCGCATTGTGCGGGAAAAGTAGTCCGGAGTTATGAAGAAGGGCACTATTATTTTGCAGCTGCAACGATCGAGGAATATAGTTTGCAGTAA
- a CDS encoding MFS transporter, protein MSQKPSTLLLVALYCGFALTGVGTTLLGCALPSLAAAWRLNDSTSGLLFAAQFVGSSTGALLVRSPLEKCVLRGYLWMVIFGSLIALSPGHLAPLFFIGFGLGLGQAMTATSMVFGRIYSTRRGASQSLLNATWGLGAVICPWIASCWARLWPSHWLFLALALAALFPLLSLASHRPLLAACAQALQDASYPSAHLSLLLPLALFAFLYVGVESSVSGWMMTYMHRQPLSAEILAPFVTSLFWIALLCGRTAAPVFLKKISEPHLLTISLVLAIAGTGMLLLSRGSISSLASATWIGFSLAPVFPLCISRLLGITDNPAQSRWVFAISGTGGAALPWLTGQLAAWQNSLRIGLLVPLLGTGVMLWLHLYTRPRP, encoded by the coding sequence ATGTCACAAAAACCGTCCACGCTGCTTTTGGTTGCTCTGTATTGTGGATTCGCCCTGACCGGTGTCGGCACTACGTTGCTCGGCTGTGCCCTGCCCTCCCTGGCGGCTGCATGGAGGTTGAATGACAGCACTTCCGGACTTCTTTTTGCGGCCCAGTTCGTCGGCTCCTCCACAGGAGCACTGCTGGTACGTTCCCCTCTGGAGAAGTGCGTGCTGCGCGGTTACTTATGGATGGTGATCTTCGGCTCTCTGATTGCACTTTCTCCGGGACATCTGGCGCCGCTGTTCTTTATTGGCTTCGGCCTCGGCCTGGGACAGGCCATGACGGCCACCAGCATGGTCTTCGGACGCATCTATAGCACGCGCCGCGGAGCTTCGCAATCCTTACTGAATGCCACCTGGGGACTGGGTGCTGTCATCTGCCCCTGGATCGCATCCTGCTGGGCACGCCTCTGGCCCTCCCACTGGCTCTTTCTTGCGCTGGCCTTGGCCGCTTTGTTCCCTCTTCTCTCTCTTGCTTCTCATCGACCGCTGCTCGCCGCCTGTGCACAGGCCTTGCAGGATGCCTCGTATCCTTCTGCTCATCTTTCCCTGCTGTTGCCGCTGGCTCTGTTTGCCTTTCTTTATGTGGGCGTTGAGTCGTCTGTCAGCGGCTGGATGATGACCTACATGCACCGCCAGCCATTGTCGGCCGAGATCCTGGCCCCCTTTGTGACCTCGTTGTTCTGGATCGCCCTGCTTTGCGGCAGGACCGCAGCGCCTGTGTTTTTGAAAAAAATCTCCGAACCTCACCTGCTGACCATCTCCCTGGTCCTGGCCATTGCCGGAACCGGGATGCTGCTGCTCAGTCGCGGTTCGATTTCCAGCCTCGCAAGCGCTACATGGATTGGTTTCTCTCTGGCACCCGTATTCCCTCTTTGCATCTCCCGTCTGCTTGGCATCACCGACAATCCCGCGCAATCACGATGGGTCTTTGCCATTTCTGGCACCGGAGGGGCCGCGCTGCCCTGGCTGACCGGGCAGCTGGCTGCGTGGCAAAACTCCCTTCGAATCGGATTGCTGGTGCCGTTGCTAGGGACTGGAGTCATGCTTTGGCTGCATCTGTATACCCGGCCCCGGCCGTAG
- a CDS encoding M61 family metallopeptidase: MSLFAAFFLVAVPVFAAGPMTITADLSEAPRKLWHAEITLPVRPGPLTLTAAQWIPGTHMPVGPIENITGIVFRANGNVLPWRRDDVDLYAFHLTIPEGASTLQIHVDAIVTSRVSDKLAMLEWEKLLIYPAGIPVREIQVQPSVQVPAGWGIGTALTPTSREGNTTHFAPVGLNMLEDSPVLTGAYFKEIPLAPDVTPKHYLDVAGDAPEDIDLRPQFLTALNNLVHEAGAMYSSHHYNSYHFLLTLSDYAGGEGLEHHQSSDNGVGEKGFADDQQALVEADLLCHEFTHSWNGKYRRPAGLATPDYATPMKGELLWVYEGMTEYLGNVLAARSGFRTPEQYREDLAFTAAILDNRPGRIWRNTEDTAIAASILRGGEPAWANWRRGQDYYQEGELLWLDVDTTIRQLTQNKKSLHDFLVLFVGAGGNTGPILVPYTFDDLVKLLNQVVPNDWAAFLRERTTALGPHANLAGIERGGYKLIYTDTPSSYERALMARRGGYDGWFSAGLRLSTDGSIVDVRVQSPADMAKLFPGERILAVNGRTFSPEIFGEALRQAKGSTTPVQLIVQADSYVYSVALDYHDGEKYPHLERNAGTPALLDDILKPMTKVEPVAAEKHS; this comes from the coding sequence TTGTCTTTGTTTGCTGCATTTTTCCTGGTGGCAGTTCCCGTCTTTGCCGCGGGACCGATGACCATCACGGCGGACCTCTCAGAGGCCCCGCGCAAGCTCTGGCATGCTGAAATCACCCTGCCTGTCCGGCCCGGCCCTCTCACCCTGACCGCTGCCCAGTGGATCCCGGGCACACACATGCCCGTAGGTCCCATTGAGAACATCACAGGAATCGTCTTCCGCGCGAACGGAAACGTCCTGCCCTGGCGCCGCGATGATGTAGACCTTTACGCCTTCCATCTCACCATTCCGGAAGGCGCGTCCACGCTGCAAATTCACGTAGATGCCATTGTCACCTCGCGCGTCTCAGACAAACTTGCCATGCTGGAATGGGAAAAGCTCTTAATCTATCCCGCCGGTATTCCGGTGCGCGAAATTCAGGTGCAGCCTTCGGTCCAAGTCCCCGCTGGCTGGGGTATCGGCACAGCGCTGACTCCCACATCCCGCGAGGGCAACACGACGCACTTTGCACCGGTGGGCCTCAACATGCTGGAGGATTCCCCGGTCCTCACCGGCGCGTATTTCAAGGAAATTCCACTTGCCCCCGACGTGACGCCCAAGCACTATCTCGACGTGGCCGGGGATGCGCCCGAGGACATCGACCTGCGCCCGCAGTTCCTCACCGCACTCAACAATCTTGTGCATGAAGCCGGAGCCATGTACAGTTCCCACCACTACAACAGCTACCATTTTCTGCTCACGCTCTCTGACTATGCCGGCGGCGAAGGCCTGGAGCACCATCAGTCCTCCGACAATGGCGTCGGCGAGAAAGGCTTTGCGGACGACCAGCAGGCTCTGGTGGAAGCCGACCTTCTCTGCCATGAATTTACCCACTCCTGGAATGGCAAATATCGCCGTCCTGCAGGTCTGGCCACGCCCGACTATGCCACCCCGATGAAGGGTGAACTGCTTTGGGTCTATGAAGGAATGACCGAGTACCTGGGAAATGTACTCGCGGCGCGTTCCGGCTTCCGCACTCCCGAGCAGTATCGTGAAGACCTGGCATTTACGGCGGCCATCCTCGACAATCGCCCTGGACGCATCTGGCGCAACACGGAAGACACCGCCATCGCTGCATCCATTTTGCGCGGGGGCGAGCCGGCCTGGGCCAACTGGCGCCGTGGCCAGGACTACTACCAGGAAGGGGAGCTCCTCTGGCTGGATGTGGATACGACCATCCGCCAGCTCACGCAAAACAAAAAATCCCTGCACGATTTTCTTGTGCTCTTTGTGGGAGCGGGCGGAAATACCGGGCCCATCCTTGTGCCCTATACCTTTGATGACCTGGTGAAACTCCTGAATCAGGTCGTACCAAACGATTGGGCGGCCTTTTTGCGGGAGCGTACCACCGCACTTGGTCCTCACGCCAATCTTGCGGGAATTGAACGTGGGGGCTACAAACTCATCTACACGGACACCCCCAGCAGCTACGAAAGGGCCCTGATGGCCCGGAGGGGCGGATATGATGGCTGGTTTTCAGCCGGTCTGCGTCTGTCTACCGATGGCAGTATTGTGGATGTCCGCGTCCAATCGCCTGCGGACATGGCAAAACTCTTCCCCGGCGAGAGGATCCTGGCTGTAAACGGCCGTACTTTCTCGCCAGAGATCTTCGGTGAGGCACTGCGGCAGGCCAAGGGGAGCACCACTCCGGTCCAGCTCATTGTGCAGGCCGACAGCTATGTTTACTCGGTTGCCCTGGACTATCATGATGGCGAGAAATATCCGCATCTGGAGCGCAATGCGGGCACTCCGGCCCTGCTCGACGACATTCTCAAGCCGATGACCAAAGTGGAACCTGTCGCGGCAGAGAAACACTCCTGA
- a CDS encoding dihydroorotate dehydrogenase — MKVRFAGIELRNPVIAASGTFAYGIEFEDIVSLDRIGGFVTKGLSREPMAGNQAPRIIETAAGMINAIGLQNIGVQAFLTSKLPALARYPTCAVIANVFGYTVDDYLAVIDALNEARGIAAYELNASCPNTKHGGISFGSDWKLLGELVVAAKQAAKRPLIVKLSPNVTSIAAMARCAEDAGADAVSLVNTFVSLSIDVHTRRPRIANVTGGLSGPAIKPIAVRMVWEAAKAVHIPVIGMGGITSPEDAVEFLLAGATAVQVGTASYADPRAVERIAHGLEHWCVRHHVEKVSSLTGAMEIAST; from the coding sequence ATGAAAGTCCGGTTTGCCGGGATCGAACTGCGCAATCCGGTCATTGCCGCCAGCGGGACCTTCGCTTACGGCATCGAGTTTGAAGACATCGTATCACTGGACCGCATCGGCGGGTTCGTCACCAAGGGGCTTTCCCGTGAACCGATGGCGGGGAACCAGGCGCCGCGCATCATTGAGACGGCAGCAGGCATGATCAACGCCATTGGCCTGCAGAATATCGGTGTGCAGGCATTTCTGACCAGCAAGTTGCCAGCGCTTGCGCGGTATCCGACCTGTGCGGTCATCGCGAACGTCTTTGGATATACGGTAGACGACTACCTGGCCGTGATTGATGCCCTGAATGAAGCGCGCGGTATTGCTGCATATGAGCTGAACGCCTCCTGTCCCAACACAAAACACGGCGGCATCTCGTTTGGTTCAGACTGGAAGCTCTTGGGCGAGCTGGTGGTGGCCGCCAAGCAGGCCGCAAAGCGTCCGCTGATCGTGAAACTTTCACCCAACGTCACTTCCATTGCAGCCATGGCCCGCTGTGCCGAAGATGCGGGTGCTGATGCGGTCTCACTGGTGAACACATTCGTGTCGCTTTCGATTGATGTCCACACCCGTCGTCCACGCATTGCCAACGTGACAGGAGGGCTTTCCGGTCCGGCCATCAAACCGATTGCTGTACGCATGGTGTGGGAGGCGGCAAAGGCCGTGCACATTCCCGTGATCGGGATGGGCGGCATCACCAGCCCGGAGGACGCTGTGGAGTTTCTGCTCGCAGGTGCGACAGCAGTCCAGGTGGGAACGGCCAGCTACGCTGATCCGCGGGCCGTGGAACGCATTGCGCATGGACTGGAGCACTGGTGCGTGCGCCATCATGTGGAGAAGGTATCTTCCTTGACCGGGGCCATGGAAATCGCCAGCACATAA
- a CDS encoding alkaline phosphatase family protein, which translates to MLKRFLSLVLVAVLAAGSAPLADASAYDAHPKLVIILVIDQFREDYLERYRADFKPRGFRLFLDHGAYFPDCYYGYANLLTAPGHSTVGTGAYTDGHGIGSNQWWDLGRNKERPVTSVEDERYAIVGGGSGPGRSPRNLLASTVGDELRLDTKGEAKVFGVSLKDRAAILPAGAAANGAFWVDETTGRFETSTYYMQQLPDWAAAFNASGRLAQAIQESGVADPKNFETEVGRTPAAISYELDFAKALIQGEQLGKHDVTDMLTLSISSTDILGHGVGPDADAQRAMVDALDTDLDEFFAWLEKNVEGGLGSVWIAMTADHGVAPSPAVAAQLGLNAAQIDTNKLISLLNDAMNQKFSPGEKVVYVLPHQELPYLSLNQPSFERAGINEQEAETAVQNALADAFQSLSRPPETQLPAQSKLPPRPVLYRSYTRLQLADGDLPHTQFGDLMARSYTPNGGWYVRVVPAAFQMGLERGTGTTHFTPFSYDRHVPLGFYGAPFAPGIYHGRVEPVDLAATFASLLGVNQPSASVGHILLQALKPASAVAYPKPAAVRTHRGPHSASEKTGPEKPAPQEHDQQ; encoded by the coding sequence ATGCTCAAACGTTTTCTGTCACTTGTTCTGGTGGCCGTTCTGGCGGCCGGGTCTGCTCCATTGGCTGATGCCAGTGCGTATGACGCTCATCCGAAGCTGGTCATCATTCTGGTCATTGACCAGTTTCGTGAGGATTATCTGGAGCGCTATCGGGCGGACTTCAAGCCGCGCGGATTCCGGCTGTTTTTGGACCATGGCGCGTATTTTCCGGACTGCTATTACGGCTATGCCAATCTGCTGACGGCCCCGGGGCATTCAACGGTAGGGACGGGCGCATATACGGACGGTCACGGCATTGGGTCAAACCAGTGGTGGGACCTGGGCCGCAACAAAGAGCGTCCGGTGACCTCTGTCGAAGACGAGCGCTATGCGATTGTTGGTGGCGGAAGCGGGCCGGGGCGCTCGCCGCGTAATCTGCTGGCCTCAACTGTAGGAGATGAACTGCGGCTGGACACGAAGGGAGAGGCAAAGGTCTTTGGCGTTTCCCTGAAAGACCGTGCAGCCATTCTGCCGGCAGGTGCCGCAGCAAACGGGGCCTTCTGGGTAGATGAGACGACAGGGCGCTTTGAAACTTCCACTTACTACATGCAACAGCTGCCGGACTGGGCCGCGGCCTTTAATGCTAGCGGACGTCTGGCGCAGGCAATCCAGGAGTCAGGAGTAGCGGACCCAAAGAACTTTGAGACGGAAGTAGGTCGAACACCTGCGGCCATCAGCTATGAGCTGGATTTTGCCAAAGCGCTGATTCAGGGTGAGCAGCTGGGCAAGCATGATGTGACAGACATGCTGACACTGAGCATTTCCAGCACCGACATCCTGGGCCATGGGGTCGGGCCGGACGCCGATGCGCAGCGTGCGATGGTGGACGCGCTCGATACAGACCTGGACGAGTTCTTTGCCTGGCTGGAGAAGAACGTGGAGGGAGGGCTTGGAAGTGTTTGGATTGCCATGACCGCAGACCACGGCGTTGCTCCGTCCCCGGCGGTTGCAGCGCAGTTAGGACTGAACGCAGCGCAGATTGACACAAACAAGCTGATCTCCCTGCTGAACGATGCGATGAACCAGAAGTTTTCTCCGGGAGAAAAGGTCGTCTATGTGCTGCCACATCAGGAGCTGCCTTATCTTTCTCTAAACCAGCCTTCCTTTGAGCGGGCAGGCATCAATGAGCAGGAGGCCGAAACTGCCGTGCAGAATGCGCTGGCAGATGCCTTCCAGTCGCTGTCCCGGCCCCCCGAAACGCAGCTTCCGGCGCAGTCAAAGCTGCCGCCGCGCCCGGTGCTCTATCGCAGTTACACAAGGCTGCAACTGGCAGACGGTGACCTGCCGCATACACAGTTTGGCGACCTCATGGCACGTAGCTACACGCCGAATGGCGGATGGTATGTGCGCGTGGTTCCGGCAGCCTTCCAGATGGGACTGGAGAGAGGCACGGGAACAACACACTTCACACCGTTTTCCTATGACCGGCATGTGCCGCTGGGCTTCTATGGTGCGCCGTTTGCGCCAGGCATTTACCATGGGCGCGTTGAGCCGGTGGACTTGGCTGCTACGTTTGCATCCCTGCTCGGGGTAAACCAGCCCTCGGCCTCCGTAGGGCATATTCTGTTGCAGGCACTCAAGCCAGCCTCAGCGGTAGCGTATCCGAAACCGGCTGCCGTGCGCACGCACCGCGGACCGCACTCTGCGAGCGAAAAAACAGGGCCGGAGAAACCAGCACCCCAGGAGCATGATCAGCAGTGA